The following proteins are co-located in the Flammeovirga kamogawensis genome:
- the nqrC gene encoding NADH:ubiquinone reductase (Na(+)-transporting) subunit C, giving the protein MQQSNGYVIGFAVAMTIILGGILSFTAVSLNAKQKEQVALDTKKQIMLSVVPEMSEASKTEIAKVYDKQIQVVDINGKAIDGAVLEKLDISKEWKKLKKGQDAVLPVYKFMSKDGKSVDSYILPMYGYGLWNDIWGYFALDADLVTVKGVVFSHKGETPGLGARIGDAQIQDRYKGKKIFNGGKFTPIVMVKGEGHTGLPSDEVDGMSGATLTANGLNEMVGRYLKAYEPFINKEKGTSAVSMAQ; this is encoded by the coding sequence GTGCAACAGTCTAACGGTTATGTCATCGGTTTTGCAGTAGCAATGACAATCATCTTAGGTGGTATTTTGTCGTTCACTGCAGTTTCGCTAAATGCGAAACAAAAAGAACAAGTAGCTCTTGATACTAAAAAGCAAATTATGCTTTCTGTAGTACCTGAAATGAGTGAAGCATCAAAAACTGAAATTGCAAAGGTATATGATAAGCAGATCCAAGTGGTCGATATTAATGGCAAAGCAATTGATGGTGCTGTTCTAGAGAAATTAGATATTTCTAAAGAATGGAAAAAATTAAAGAAAGGACAAGATGCAGTTTTACCTGTTTATAAATTTATGAGCAAGGATGGTAAATCTGTTGATAGTTATATTCTTCCTATGTATGGTTACGGACTATGGAATGACATCTGGGGTTACTTTGCATTAGATGCAGATCTAGTAACTGTTAAAGGTGTTGTATTCTCTCATAAAGGAGAAACTCCAGGTTTGGGTGCTAGAATTGGCGATGCTCAAATCCAAGACCGTTACAAAGGAAAGAAAATCTTTAATGGTGGTAAATTTACACCAATCGTAATGGTTAAAGGTGAAGGCCATACTGGATTACCTTCTGATGAGGTAGACGGAATGTCTGGAGCAACTTTAACTGCTAACGGTTTAAATGAAATGGTAGGAAGATATTTAAAAGCTTACGAGCCATTCATTAATAAAGAAAAAGGTACTTCTGCGGTTTCTATGGCCCAGTAG
- a CDS encoding NADH:ubiquinone reductase (Na(+)-transporting) subunit D, protein MSTETVAAKKSEALFSKRRKAIVTDPLDDDNPVTVQVLGICSALAVTSKLEPTLVMSIAVTFVVIFSNLIVSLLRNAIPQRIRIIVQLGIVASLVIIVDQVLKAYLYDVSKVVGVYVGLIITNCIVMGRLEAFAMANKPYDSILDGLGSSFGYAWVILVVAFFRELLGSGTLFDIRVLPEAYVNNGLMTSPVGAFILIGLIIWVQRWRNGYVEEA, encoded by the coding sequence ATGAGCACAGAAACTGTAGCAGCAAAAAAGTCTGAAGCTTTATTCTCGAAGAGAAGAAAAGCAATCGTGACTGATCCTTTAGATGATGATAACCCAGTTACCGTACAGGTACTTGGTATCTGTTCTGCATTGGCGGTTACTTCTAAGTTAGAACCTACATTGGTAATGTCAATTGCCGTAACATTTGTAGTAATTTTCTCTAACTTAATTGTATCTCTTTTACGTAATGCTATTCCTCAACGTATCCGTATTATCGTTCAGTTGGGTATCGTAGCATCTCTAGTAATTATCGTAGATCAAGTGTTAAAAGCTTATCTATATGATGTATCGAAAGTTGTAGGTGTATATGTAGGGCTAATCATTACAAACTGTATTGTAATGGGACGTCTTGAAGCATTTGCAATGGCAAATAAACCTTATGATTCAATTCTTGATGGTCTTGGTTCATCATTTGGTTATGCATGGGTGATCTTGGTTGTAGCATTCTTTAGAGAATTATTAGGATCAGGTACTTTATTTGATATTCGAGTTCTTCCAGAAGCTTATGTAAATAATGGTCTAATGACTTCACCTGTTGGTGCATTCATCCTAATAGGTCTTATTATTTGGGTACAGCGTTGGAGAAACGGTTACGTAGAAGAAGCTTAG
- the nqrE gene encoding NADH:ubiquinone reductase (Na(+)-transporting) subunit E, producing MDLLNLAVKSIFIDNMVFAYFLGMCSYLAVSKKVDTALGLGAAVTFVLTITVPLNWLVYNYILQEGALSWISESYANVDLSFLTYILFIAVVASTVQLVEMVIEKFSPSLYGSLGIFLPLIAVNCSILGAAFFMVPREYTIVESAVYGFSSGLGWLLAIIALAAIREKMKYSNVPAPLKGLGITFIITGLMGLAFMSFMGISL from the coding sequence ATGGATTTATTAAATCTCGCAGTCAAGTCGATTTTTATCGACAACATGGTGTTTGCTTATTTCTTAGGTATGTGTTCTTATTTGGCCGTATCAAAGAAAGTAGACACAGCATTAGGTTTAGGTGCAGCTGTAACGTTTGTATTAACGATTACTGTACCATTAAACTGGCTTGTTTATAATTATATCTTACAAGAAGGTGCTTTGTCTTGGATTAGCGAATCTTATGCTAATGTAGACTTATCTTTCTTGACATATATTCTTTTCATCGCAGTTGTAGCTTCAACGGTACAATTGGTTGAAATGGTAATTGAGAAATTCTCTCCATCATTGTATGGTTCTTTAGGTATTTTCTTACCACTTATTGCAGTAAACTGCTCAATTTTGGGTGCTGCATTCTTTATGGTTCCAAGAGAATATACTATTGTTGAATCTGCAGTATATGGATTCTCTTCTGGTTTAGGTTGGTTACTTGCTATCATTGCTCTTGCGGCTATCCGTGAGAAAATGAAGTATTCTAATGTTCCTGCTCCATTAAAAGGTTTAGGTATCACATTTATCATCACTGGTTTGATGGGCTTGGCATTTATGTCATTCATGGGTATTTCTTTATAA
- a CDS encoding MoaD/ThiS family protein, producing MKILLFGIAKDIIGSSVLDWKLEDEGSTSSELLVSLKTKYPELSKLRSIALAVNGEHALGEEILKKGDEVALIPPMSGG from the coding sequence ATGAAAATATTACTTTTTGGTATAGCAAAAGACATTATTGGATCTTCAGTATTAGATTGGAAACTGGAAGATGAAGGAAGTACTTCATCTGAATTACTAGTATCCTTAAAAACAAAATATCCTGAATTATCTAAATTACGATCTATAGCTTTAGCCGTAAATGGAGAACACGCTTTAGGTGAAGAGATTTTGAAAAAAGGTGATGAGGTCGCATTAATTCCTCCAATGAGTGGAGGTTGA
- a CDS encoding molybdenum cofactor biosynthesis protein MoaE — MIELKEQKDINISAIIDSVKSDYCGAVDVFIGTVRDNLVGKKVTKLFFEAYTPMAISELSKIANTVKERYQADKVSIVHAVGDCLVGETAVVIAVSTPHRKASFEGCQYAIDTLKDTVPIWKREYFEDGSHWVFSHP, encoded by the coding sequence ATGATTGAGTTAAAAGAACAGAAGGATATTAATATTTCAGCTATTATTGATAGTGTGAAATCTGATTATTGTGGTGCTGTTGATGTATTTATAGGTACAGTGAGGGATAATCTAGTTGGTAAAAAAGTAACTAAATTATTTTTTGAAGCTTATACTCCAATGGCAATTAGTGAACTTAGTAAAATAGCGAATACAGTCAAGGAGAGGTATCAAGCAGATAAAGTAAGTATCGTTCATGCAGTTGGTGATTGTCTAGTTGGAGAAACTGCAGTAGTAATCGCTGTGTCAACTCCACATAGGAAAGCAAGTTTTGAAGGTTGTCAATATGCAATTGATACTTTAAAAGATACTGTCCCAATTTGGAAAAGAGAATATTTTGAAGATGGTTCACATTGGGTGTTTTCTCATCCTTAA
- a CDS encoding rubredoxin, producing MLEQVEYDTLEKEDLVRVFIKGGISSPGDLLKIIQVAEELNVEHLHFGSRQDILFASPNIPRNTLKETFESIKTTFDCDGESYQNIVTSYVALDVIPSTSWLAAHTYHYILDTFDFQPKLKINITDPAQTMVPLFTGQLNFIASEKEGYWHLYIREQEQAEVLWECPNLIYNYDIAKVVKTFENEYTIGNPIESAKVWNNIITTLDINTISINNKLILPSGPFPYYEGMHRMISGKYWLGLYWRNNRFDIPFLKELCELCLKTNIGKITLTPWKSFIVKGIDSKNIINWEKLLGKFGINVRHSSLELNWHLPVLDQEALELKNFLVRALDKQDISTYGLTFTIKTKPIILFTSVVIESIPSSNNDMYNVLYAKDFNCNEPKYITFIKRVPKEAIPPILIELSHLYYEQLDNSNYGNDKSKKPSAISTVEKVYQCQSCLSIYDESIGIPDEGIPQNTKFESLPSSFTCPLCDASKDEFKEIEMPR from the coding sequence ATGCTTGAACAAGTAGAATACGATACATTAGAAAAAGAAGATTTAGTAAGGGTTTTCATTAAAGGAGGAATTTCCTCTCCTGGTGATCTTTTAAAAATCATTCAAGTTGCAGAAGAGTTAAATGTTGAACATTTACACTTTGGATCTCGACAGGATATTCTTTTTGCATCTCCTAATATCCCAAGAAATACGTTAAAAGAAACTTTCGAGTCCATCAAAACTACATTTGATTGCGACGGGGAGTCTTACCAAAATATAGTTACATCTTATGTTGCACTAGATGTAATCCCTAGTACATCATGGTTAGCAGCCCACACCTACCATTATATTTTAGATACTTTTGATTTTCAGCCAAAGTTAAAAATAAATATAACTGATCCTGCTCAAACCATGGTTCCTTTATTTACAGGGCAATTAAATTTTATTGCTTCAGAAAAAGAAGGATATTGGCATCTTTACATTAGAGAACAAGAGCAAGCTGAGGTATTGTGGGAATGTCCTAACCTTATTTATAATTACGATATTGCTAAGGTTGTTAAAACGTTTGAGAATGAGTATACAATAGGTAACCCAATTGAAAGTGCTAAAGTTTGGAACAACATTATCACTACTTTAGACATTAACACTATTAGTATTAATAATAAGCTAATACTTCCATCAGGACCATTCCCATATTACGAAGGGATGCACCGTATGATAAGTGGAAAATATTGGCTAGGTCTTTATTGGAGAAATAATAGATTTGATATACCATTCCTTAAAGAGTTATGCGAACTTTGTCTAAAAACAAATATTGGAAAAATCACTTTAACACCTTGGAAATCATTTATTGTTAAAGGTATTGACAGTAAAAATATAATTAATTGGGAAAAGCTTCTTGGCAAATTTGGTATAAATGTAAGACATTCATCACTTGAGTTAAATTGGCATTTACCTGTATTAGATCAAGAAGCATTAGAATTAAAAAACTTCCTTGTTCGTGCTTTAGATAAACAAGATATTAGTACTTATGGGTTAACTTTTACAATTAAAACTAAACCTATCATATTATTTACTTCAGTTGTTATAGAAAGTATTCCATCAAGTAATAATGATATGTATAATGTTCTATATGCAAAAGATTTTAATTGTAACGAACCAAAGTATATCACTTTTATAAAAAGAGTTCCAAAAGAGGCTATCCCTCCAATACTAATTGAACTTAGTCACCTTTACTACGAACAACTTGATAATAGTAATTATGGTAATGATAAGTCTAAAAAACCTAGTGCTATCTCTACAGTAGAAAAAGTTTATCAATGCCAGAGTTGTTTAAGTATTTATGACGAAAGTATAGGAATACCAGACGAAGGCATACCTCAAAACACAAAATTTGAATCTCTTCCTAGTTCTTTTACTTGTCCATTATGTGATGCAAGTAAAGATGAATTTAAAGAAATTGAAATGCCAAGATAA
- a CDS encoding nitrate reductase gives MKNCSTYKSTCSYCGVGCGINVNKDAKGKITVDGDPSYPVNKGKLCSKGMNLHYVVQDTSDRLLYPQMRWSSQHELQRVDWDTALTRASAVFKSIIKKHGPDAVGMYVSGQCLTEEYYLANKLTKGFFQTNNIDTNSRLCMSSAVVGYVKTLGEDTVPIAYDDIEHADTFMIAGANPAWCHPILFRRIEAHKEENPSTKIIVVDPRKTQSCAIADLHLQLNPGTDIVLYQAIGRAIIEEGDLDWEFIKNHTDGFDTYRKEVLARTLKEASAITGITIDKIKLAARYIGNAKGFINMWAMGLNQSAQGTNKNLALLNLNLITGQIGKVGAGPFSLTGQPNAMGGREVGGMASLLAAHHDLKNPDHRQKVADYWGVDHIQEKPGKTATEMFEALHSGEMKAIWIVCTNPMVSLPDSKFVEEALKKAKFVVVQDISNKADSIEHADLILPAAGWLEKEGTMTNSERRISHLESVIPAPGEALPDTEIFCRFAQKMGYHGFDYNSTEEIFKEHAVLTKGTNIDISELDYATLKEKRSVQWPYKNGKSTNRLFTDNQFFTPNKKAQIVCTGVENSSDSINTELPLILTTGRIRDQWHTMTRTGKVNKLNQHIPLPFLEMHPNDALTRGLKDGETAVIQTERGECRVNVNISSDIKQGVIFMPMHWGKISNQIFARTNNLTANKIDPISKEPDFKFSAAQVVKYQKAKEKILIIGAGAAAYRFIHTYRGINNEDEIEVFSKESTPFYNRVLLPEYVNETLLWKDLQKFNALDEFDELGVKVHLSKSILNIDRNKKVIVDQFGEEFSYDKLIIATGSRPFVPADVPIHMEGVFTMRNKKNADDLKQYLNKDGSVVIIGGGLLGLELAASLREININVTIVQLAGRLMDRQLDPIASELLLNHVEDKGIEVLLNDQVQTIEKSGSKTYKAKLKGGRTLESNAIVYAIGTRPNIELGKESGLKASRGLVVNEYLQTSDSSIFSIGEIAEFEEKMNGTTAGAEEQADVCARFISGDLLSRYTGTLPMNILKFSDLNLCSLGIIDVPRKDKSYEEVILLDKAEAFYKKCIIKDNKLVGTILLGDKSEFADYKKLIELKTELGDRRTELLRGKSDAEPLMGEVICSCGNVGSGNLQKAMDEGCTTLNTLCEKTGAGLGCGSCKTEIQEMLKVNDTLTV, from the coding sequence ATGAAAAATTGCTCTACATATAAATCTACTTGTTCTTACTGTGGTGTAGGATGTGGTATTAATGTCAACAAAGACGCTAAAGGTAAAATTACTGTTGACGGAGACCCTTCATACCCTGTAAACAAAGGAAAGTTATGTTCTAAAGGAATGAACTTACATTATGTAGTACAAGATACTTCTGATCGTTTACTGTATCCTCAAATGCGTTGGAGTAGTCAACACGAATTACAACGTGTAGATTGGGACACTGCACTTACAAGAGCTTCTGCAGTATTTAAATCAATTATAAAAAAACATGGACCTGATGCCGTAGGAATGTATGTTTCAGGTCAATGCCTTACAGAAGAATATTACTTAGCCAATAAACTAACAAAAGGATTTTTCCAAACTAATAATATAGATACCAACTCTAGACTTTGTATGAGTTCTGCTGTAGTTGGTTATGTAAAAACATTAGGTGAAGATACTGTTCCAATTGCATATGATGATATAGAACATGCTGATACTTTTATGATTGCAGGTGCAAACCCTGCTTGGTGTCACCCTATTTTATTCAGGAGAATTGAAGCACATAAAGAAGAAAACCCATCTACAAAAATTATTGTAGTTGATCCTAGAAAAACACAATCTTGTGCTATTGCAGATCTACATTTACAATTAAACCCAGGAACTGATATTGTACTTTATCAAGCAATTGGTAGAGCAATAATTGAAGAAGGTGATTTAGATTGGGAGTTTATAAAAAATCATACAGATGGTTTTGATACTTACAGAAAAGAGGTTTTAGCTAGAACTTTAAAAGAAGCTTCTGCTATAACTGGTATAACTATAGATAAAATAAAATTAGCTGCAAGATATATCGGTAATGCAAAAGGCTTTATCAATATGTGGGCAATGGGTTTAAATCAGAGTGCACAAGGTACTAATAAAAACCTTGCATTACTTAACTTAAACTTAATCACTGGTCAGATTGGGAAAGTTGGTGCAGGACCTTTCTCTTTAACAGGTCAGCCTAACGCAATGGGCGGACGTGAAGTTGGAGGTATGGCCTCGTTACTAGCTGCACATCACGATTTAAAAAATCCTGATCATAGGCAAAAAGTTGCCGATTATTGGGGAGTAGATCACATCCAAGAAAAACCAGGTAAAACTGCTACAGAAATGTTTGAAGCGCTTCATTCTGGAGAAATGAAAGCAATTTGGATTGTTTGTACAAACCCTATGGTAAGTTTACCAGATTCTAAATTTGTTGAAGAGGCACTCAAAAAAGCCAAGTTTGTTGTTGTACAAGACATCTCAAACAAAGCTGATTCTATAGAACATGCCGACCTTATTTTACCAGCTGCTGGTTGGTTAGAAAAAGAAGGTACAATGACTAACTCTGAAAGAAGAATAAGTCATTTAGAAAGTGTTATTCCTGCTCCTGGAGAAGCTTTACCTGATACTGAAATATTCTGTAGATTTGCTCAAAAAATGGGTTATCATGGTTTTGACTATAACTCTACTGAAGAAATATTTAAAGAGCATGCAGTCTTAACTAAAGGAACAAATATAGATATATCTGAACTAGACTATGCAACTCTAAAAGAAAAACGTTCTGTACAATGGCCGTATAAAAATGGCAAAAGTACCAACCGATTGTTTACAGACAATCAATTTTTCACTCCAAATAAAAAAGCTCAAATTGTCTGTACTGGTGTAGAAAACTCAAGTGATTCTATAAATACTGAACTACCTTTAATCTTAACCACAGGCCGTATTCGTGATCAATGGCATACCATGACACGTACGGGAAAAGTAAACAAACTTAATCAACACATTCCTCTTCCTTTCTTAGAAATGCATCCTAATGACGCATTAACTAGAGGTTTAAAAGATGGAGAAACAGCAGTAATTCAGACAGAAAGAGGTGAGTGTAGAGTAAACGTTAACATCTCATCGGATATTAAGCAAGGTGTAATATTTATGCCAATGCACTGGGGGAAAATTAGTAATCAAATTTTTGCTAGAACAAACAATCTAACAGCAAATAAAATTGATCCAATCTCTAAAGAACCTGATTTTAAATTCTCTGCTGCACAAGTCGTAAAATATCAAAAAGCAAAAGAAAAGATTTTAATTATCGGTGCTGGTGCTGCTGCATATCGATTTATACATACCTATAGAGGCATTAATAATGAAGATGAAATTGAAGTATTTTCTAAAGAAAGTACTCCTTTCTATAACAGAGTTCTTTTACCAGAATACGTAAATGAAACTTTACTATGGAAAGACCTTCAAAAATTTAATGCCTTAGATGAATTTGACGAGCTTGGTGTTAAAGTACACTTAAGTAAATCAATTTTAAATATTGACAGAAATAAAAAAGTAATAGTTGATCAATTTGGAGAAGAATTTAGTTATGACAAACTAATTATCGCTACAGGTAGCCGCCCTTTTGTTCCTGCAGATGTGCCTATTCACATGGAAGGTGTATTTACTATGAGGAACAAAAAGAATGCTGACGATTTAAAACAATACCTTAATAAAGATGGCTCAGTAGTAATTATTGGAGGTGGACTTCTAGGATTAGAACTAGCAGCATCTTTAAGAGAAATTAATATAAACGTTACTATTGTTCAATTAGCTGGTAGATTAATGGATAGGCAACTTGATCCTATAGCTAGTGAGCTTCTACTTAATCATGTGGAAGATAAAGGTATTGAAGTCTTACTTAACGATCAGGTACAAACTATTGAAAAATCTGGTAGTAAAACTTATAAAGCCAAATTAAAAGGTGGTAGAACTTTAGAAAGTAACGCTATTGTTTATGCCATAGGAACCAGACCTAATATTGAACTTGGTAAAGAAAGTGGCTTAAAAGCATCGAGAGGATTAGTTGTAAATGAATACCTACAAACTTCTGATTCGTCTATATTCTCGATTGGAGAAATTGCTGAATTCGAAGAAAAAATGAACGGTACTACAGCAGGTGCTGAAGAGCAAGCTGATGTTTGTGCAAGGTTTATTTCTGGTGATTTATTAAGTCGTTACACTGGTACTCTTCCTATGAACATCCTAAAATTTTCAGACCTTAACCTCTGTTCATTGGGAATAATTGATGTACCTCGTAAAGACAAAAGTTATGAAGAAGTAATCTTGCTAGATAAAGCAGAAGCATTTTACAAAAAATGTATCATTAAAGACAATAAGCTTGTTGGGACGATTCTTTTAGGGGACAAATCTGAATTTGCAGACTATAAAAAACTTATTGAATTAAAAACAGAACTCGGTGACCGTAGAACTGAATTACTAAGAGGAAAAAGTGATGCTGAACCTCTTATGGGTGAAGTTATTTGCTCTTGTGGTAATGTTGGAAGTGGAAACCTCCAAAAAGCAATGGACGAAGGTTGTACTACATTAAATACTTTATGTGAAAAAACCGGTGCAGGGCTTGGTTGTGGGAGTTGTAAAACCGAAATTCAAGAAATGTTAAAGGTGAACGACACACTAACAGTTTAA
- a CDS encoding response regulator transcription factor yields MDQISVVLTDDHVVVRNGIKLLLENSHEINVIGEGANGQEALDLCKELKPDVLVIDIRMPIMNGIEATSKINEYSTTTKVLILSMHDDAEYILDAAEKGASGYLLKDSSSDEFLKAIKTVNEGKKYFSGDISKVLVEGYLNMKHTGTTPVVAQQGNHEEKIDLTKREKEILQFVAHGKSSKDIASVLNKSVRTVETHRFNIMKKMGVKSAVELISKINEMPTLKVELGL; encoded by the coding sequence ATGGATCAAATTTCAGTAGTACTAACAGACGATCATGTGGTAGTACGTAATGGCATTAAGCTACTCCTAGAGAATAGCCATGAAATTAATGTCATTGGAGAAGGAGCTAACGGACAGGAAGCATTGGATTTATGTAAAGAATTAAAACCAGATGTTTTAGTAATTGACATTCGTATGCCTATTATGAATGGTATCGAAGCAACTTCAAAAATTAATGAATACAGCACAACAACAAAAGTGCTTATACTCTCTATGCATGATGATGCAGAATATATATTAGATGCAGCAGAAAAAGGTGCAAGTGGTTACTTATTAAAAGATTCTAGTAGTGACGAGTTTTTAAAAGCAATAAAAACAGTAAACGAAGGGAAAAAGTACTTCAGTGGAGATATTTCAAAAGTTCTTGTTGAAGGTTACTTAAATATGAAACACACTGGCACTACTCCAGTGGTAGCTCAACAAGGTAATCACGAAGAAAAAATAGATCTTACTAAAAGAGAAAAAGAGATTTTACAATTTGTTGCTCATGGTAAATCAAGCAAAGATATTGCTAGTGTTTTAAATAAGAGCGTTCGTACTGTTGAAACACATCGGTTTAACATTATGAAAAAAATGGGTGTAAAAAGTGCTGTTGAGTTAATCTCTAAGATTAATGAAATGCCAACATTAAAAGTTGAATTAGGACTATAA
- a CDS encoding sensor histidine kinase, with amino-acid sequence MSKQTVPFTLANRIENLSFNKLWNLYFTAITVIILLLSVSQAIFYSFSQKQSIDANIINKAGKQRMLSQKITKCVLLIEQGKTSPYLNELRTSIFEWKTVHKELGQHNKQIDNIVYQQKAIQLYDKMNTFHVNIIDNIDLFFNDRTIKTSNTILANEEYYLINMDKLVNVYSEDANKKLDDLQNTSLLLFLITLIILFLELAYVFRPTARRTKKTIDELEKAKILNQEKINEVDQLYRSLGQSYQFLSETKDNEELLNVTLAKTDTEGNFISVSEHFIEILKLDKNQLPKSIFEWLIKEDYKEEMIQEILESILQEDTWVGTLQVTDAEGDYIWIETTISLLHTYKPQIIILGRDITEQKEAEERSKELNQEEIDKHIESQKSRSLLILKGQEEERGRISKDIHDGIGQLLTALKFSLESIDSSHIKNATGKLKESNKLLKKIIREVRRVSFNLSPNTLGDYGINAVLTRFANETSRLSDVQVNFDNKSDFNQRFEKHIETNIYRIVQEAVNNAIKYSEAEVVHISLNHDFEIMEIIINDNGKGFDMENLQIKGGGNGLLNMKERAGFVGGTIDVRSSLGKGTTISVEVPINKEN; translated from the coding sequence ATGAGCAAACAAACAGTACCATTTACACTAGCAAACCGTATAGAAAACTTAAGTTTTAACAAACTATGGAACTTATATTTTACAGCCATTACGGTCATTATTTTATTGCTTTCAGTATCACAAGCAATTTTCTACTCATTTTCTCAAAAGCAAAGCATTGATGCCAATATCATTAATAAAGCAGGTAAACAAAGAATGCTTAGTCAAAAGATCACAAAGTGTGTTTTATTAATTGAACAAGGCAAAACATCTCCGTATTTAAATGAATTAAGAACTTCTATATTTGAATGGAAAACAGTTCACAAAGAGCTTGGGCAACATAATAAACAGATAGACAACATTGTTTATCAACAAAAGGCCATACAGCTTTATGATAAGATGAATACTTTTCATGTAAATATTATAGATAATATAGACCTCTTTTTTAACGATAGAACAATAAAAACAAGTAATACAATTCTGGCCAATGAAGAGTACTATTTAATTAATATGGATAAATTGGTTAATGTCTATTCTGAAGATGCTAACAAAAAATTAGATGACCTTCAAAACACCTCACTCCTACTTTTCTTAATTACTTTAATTATTTTATTTCTTGAACTAGCTTACGTTTTTAGACCTACAGCAAGAAGAACTAAAAAAACTATTGATGAATTAGAAAAGGCTAAAATTCTAAATCAAGAAAAAATAAATGAAGTTGATCAATTGTATAGATCACTTGGTCAGTCTTATCAATTCTTATCAGAAACAAAAGATAACGAAGAATTACTCAATGTAACACTAGCAAAAACTGACACAGAAGGAAATTTTATTTCAGTTTCAGAACACTTTATAGAAATTTTAAAACTTGATAAAAATCAATTACCGAAATCTATCTTCGAATGGTTAATTAAAGAAGACTATAAAGAAGAAATGATACAAGAGATATTAGAATCAATTTTACAAGAAGACACTTGGGTTGGCACACTGCAAGTAACTGATGCTGAAGGCGATTATATCTGGATTGAAACTACAATTAGTTTACTTCATACATATAAACCTCAAATAATAATTTTAGGTAGAGATATTACAGAACAAAAAGAAGCAGAAGAGAGATCAAAAGAATTAAATCAAGAAGAAATTGATAAACATATCGAATCACAGAAATCAAGATCATTATTAATCTTAAAAGGGCAAGAAGAAGAAAGAGGTAGAATTTCTAAAGATATTCATGATGGAATTGGGCAGTTATTAACTGCTTTAAAGTTTAGTTTAGAATCGATAGACTCTTCACATATAAAAAATGCTACAGGAAAACTTAAAGAATCGAATAAATTACTGAAAAAGATCATTAGAGAAGTAAGAAGAGTTTCTTTCAATTTATCTCCAAATACTTTAGGTGATTATGGTATAAATGCAGTATTAACTCGATTCGCAAACGAAACTAGCAGACTTTCTGATGTACAGGTAAACTTTGATAATAAATCTGATTTTAATCAAAGATTTGAAAAACATATTGAGACAAATATTTATAGAATAGTTCAAGAAGCTGTTAATAATGCCATAAAATATTCTGAAGCAGAAGTTGTCCATATTTCCTTAAATCATGACTTTGAAATTATGGAAATCATTATAAATGACAATGGTAAAGGTTTTGATATGGAAAATTTACAAATTAAGGGTGGCGGAAATGGATTATTAAACATGAAAGAAAGAGCAGGATTTGTAGGTGGGACAATTGATGTAAGATCAAGCTTAGGAAAAGGAACAACTATCTCAGTAGAAGTACCGATTAATAAAGAAAACTAA
- the nirD gene encoding nitrite reductase small subunit NirD: MTFEHNTLEQVTTWVNAGHVSDFPENGGSTIFHEGDQIAVFNFKVLNKWFATQNLCPHKKQMILSRGIIGTEGETPKVACPYHKKTFSLETGENLNGCEDSIETFPIKIEDDTVFVGLYEKK; this comes from the coding sequence ATGACATTTGAACATAATACATTAGAACAAGTTACAACATGGGTTAATGCAGGTCATGTTAGTGATTTCCCTGAAAATGGTGGATCAACTATATTTCATGAAGGCGATCAAATTGCTGTATTCAATTTTAAAGTTTTAAATAAATGGTTTGCTACTCAAAACCTTTGTCCGCATAAAAAACAAATGATCCTTTCAAGAGGAATCATCGGTACAGAAGGAGAAACACCTAAAGTAGCTTGCCCATATCATAAAAAGACATTCTCACTAGAAACAGGTGAGAATCTAAACGGATGCGAGGATTCTATCGAAACATTTCCAATTAAGATAGAAGATGATACCGTATTCGTGGGACTTTACGAGAAAAAATAG